From Colias croceus chromosome 24, ilColCroc2.1, the proteins below share one genomic window:
- the LOC123702630 gene encoding ubiquitin thioesterase trabid isoform X1, producing MSEELQNDGNKKSPSLSNAEGGVQGAECGAHVDASTNVSQTNIAQMTGGVASDNAKWQCEMCTYENFPLSRKCTMCRAAKPCLGEDIFKLQDGASALPTQDICGAEMVAERLKPLRISSPQGHASASSINKWPCATCTYENWPRSQKCAMCGAAPPRGHDTPRLVHPTGINDICNSQNTYVHEVEPNGRRSKRRNNNPDWIWLQACLGVVEGDSRCVDAYLAAGGSPARALTAPEVALLNRASAFDAGHTLVHLAIRFQRQEILSTLLSQISGGGPGLKRSPSYVAPDIASAIRRHVASCIRHKKGNFPCRYVNEFCTFSLPAEIDELPAAIQEQLFAELLDKEAQQTLETDTPIINWSIELTVNLGSRLYALWNRSAGDCLPDALCQAAYGVFDRANVLRTALADTLHHAHRSFYGRFQAWERLQAAQLQYAPEEAQLRAEWSRLLAAAARPGTPLHQLHVFALAHVLRRPVLVYGVDVVNSFRGEALGYARFQGIYLPLLWDVEFCSKSPLCLGYTRGHFSALVPLEPYAHRHDYICREPTEEDSEDMTFLPLTDSEGKLLPVHFLTCDEMADEEGVVRRWTCACVTAGGVLCARQRLHARPLLAAQMCEEWLNHYRRLAQQTRGPFPPRLHTAEFSSDPDTDEE from the exons ATGAGTGAAGAGTTGCAAAATGATGGTAACAAAAAGAGTCCATCGCTGTCTAATGCTGAGGGAGGTGTGCAGGGAGCAGAGTGTGGGGCTCACGTTGATGCTTCCACTAATGTATCACAGACCAATATTGCACAG ATGACAGGAGGTGTAGCATCGGATAATGCTAAATGGCAGTGTGAAATGTGCACTTATGAAAACTTTCCTCTTTCTCGCAAg tgtaCAATGTGTCGGGCGGCCAAACCTTGTCTCGGTGAGGATATATTCAAACTGCAAGATGGTGCCAGTGCATTACCTACTCAAGATATATGTG GTGCAGAAATGGTTGCAGAAAGATTGAAACCTTTGAGGATATCATCTCCACAGGGACATGCTAGTGCTTCGTCAATTAATAAATGGCCGTGTGCT ACGTGTACATACGAGAACTGGCCGCGATCGCAGAAATGTGCAATGTGCGGTGCCGCGCCGCCTCGAGGTCATGACACGCCTAGACTGGTGCACCCCACTG GTATAAATGACATATGCAATAGTCAAAATACGTATGTACATGAAGTGGAGCCGAACGGGCGTCGATCAAAACGTAGGAATAATAATCCCGATTGGATCTGGTTGCAGGCTTGTCTTG GTGTGGTAGAAGGTGACAGTCGTTGCGTAGACGCATATCTGGCAGCGGGCGGGTCCCCAGCCCGAGCGCTCACAGCGCCCGAGGTGGCGCTGCTGAACCGCGCGTCCGCGTTCGACGCGGGACACACGCTCGTGCACCTCGCTATACG GTTTCAAAGGCAAGAAATATTGTCAACGTTATTATCACAGATATCGGGCGGAGGTCCCGGATTGAAACGGTCACCTtcttatgtag CGCCCGACATAGCCTCAGCAATAAGACGACACGTGGCCAGCTGTATACGACATAAAAAGGGCAACTTCCCATGTCGATATGTTAACGAATTCTGCACATTCTCTCTACCGGCTG aaatcgACGAGCTGCCAGCCGCGATACAAGAGCAACTATTCGCTGAGCTGCTAGACAAGGAGGCGCAGCAGACGCTCGAAACGGACACACCAATAATCAATTGGAGTATAGAACTTACTGTTAATTTAG GATCTCGGTTATACGCACTATGGAATCGTTCGGCGGGCGACTGCTTACCGGACGCGTTATGTCAAGCCGCGTACGGAGTGTTCGACCGCGCTAACGTGTTACGGACTGCGCTCGCTGATACGCTGCATCATGCACACAGAAG TTTCTACGGTCGCTTCCAAGCGTGGGAGCGGTTACAAGCGGCGCAGTTACAGTACGCACCGGAGGAAGCCCAACTGCGGGCTGAGTGGTCGCGGCTGTTGGCGGCCGCGGCTCGACCGGGCACTCCGTTGCATCAG ttgCACGTATTTGCGCTGGCGCACGTGTTACGGCGGCCGGTGTTGGTGTACGGCGTCGATGTTGTGAATTCGTTCCGCGGTGAAGCACTCGGATATGCGCGTTTTCAGG GTATATACCTACCACTACTGTGGGATGTGGAATTCTGTTCCAAATCCCCGCTGTGTCTCGGCTACACGCGCGGACATTTCTCCGCGCTCGTGCCCTTAGAGCCCTACGCGCATAGACACGATTATATTTGCCG CGAGCCAACGGAAGAAGATAGCGAGGACATGACATTTCTACCGCTCACAGATTCTGAAGGAAAATTATTACCTGTCCACTTTCTTACTTGTGATGAg ATGGCGGACGAGGAGGGCGTGGTCCGTCGCTGGACGTGCGCGTGCGTGACGGCGGGCGGCGTGCTGTGCGCGCGCCAGCGGCTGCACGCGCGCCCGCTGCTCGCCGCGCAGATGTGCGAGGAGTGGCTCAACCACTACCGCCGGCTCGC
- the LOC123702630 gene encoding ubiquitin thioesterase trabid isoform X2: MSEELQNDGNKKSPSLSNAEGGVQGAECGAHVDASTNVSQTNIAQMTGGVASDNAKWQCEMCTYENFPLSRKCTMCRAAKPCLGEDIFKLQDGASALPTQDICGAEMVAERLKPLRISSPQGHASASSINKWPCATCTYENWPRSQKCAMCGAAPPRGHDTPRLVHPTGINDICNSQNTYVHEVEPNGRRSKRRNNNPDWIWLQACLGVVEGDSRCVDAYLAAGGSPARALTAPEVALLNRASAFDAGHTLVHLAIRFQRQEILSTLLSQISGGGPGLKRSPSYVAPDIASAIRRHVASCIRHKKGNFPCRYVNEFCTFSLPAEIDELPAAIQEQLFAELLDKEAQQTLETDTPIINWSIELTVNLGSRLYALWNRSAGDCLPDALCQAAYGVFDRANVLRTALADTLHHAHRSFYGRFQAWERLQAAQLQYAPEEAQLRAEWSRLLAAAARPGTPLHQLHVFALAHVLRRPVLVYGVDVVNSFRGEALGYARFQGIYLPLLWDVEFCSKSPLCLGYTRGHFSALVPLEPYAHRHDYICREPTEEDSEDMTFLPLTDSEGKLLPVHFLTCDETTNARPVPAAVAHG; the protein is encoded by the exons ATGAGTGAAGAGTTGCAAAATGATGGTAACAAAAAGAGTCCATCGCTGTCTAATGCTGAGGGAGGTGTGCAGGGAGCAGAGTGTGGGGCTCACGTTGATGCTTCCACTAATGTATCACAGACCAATATTGCACAG ATGACAGGAGGTGTAGCATCGGATAATGCTAAATGGCAGTGTGAAATGTGCACTTATGAAAACTTTCCTCTTTCTCGCAAg tgtaCAATGTGTCGGGCGGCCAAACCTTGTCTCGGTGAGGATATATTCAAACTGCAAGATGGTGCCAGTGCATTACCTACTCAAGATATATGTG GTGCAGAAATGGTTGCAGAAAGATTGAAACCTTTGAGGATATCATCTCCACAGGGACATGCTAGTGCTTCGTCAATTAATAAATGGCCGTGTGCT ACGTGTACATACGAGAACTGGCCGCGATCGCAGAAATGTGCAATGTGCGGTGCCGCGCCGCCTCGAGGTCATGACACGCCTAGACTGGTGCACCCCACTG GTATAAATGACATATGCAATAGTCAAAATACGTATGTACATGAAGTGGAGCCGAACGGGCGTCGATCAAAACGTAGGAATAATAATCCCGATTGGATCTGGTTGCAGGCTTGTCTTG GTGTGGTAGAAGGTGACAGTCGTTGCGTAGACGCATATCTGGCAGCGGGCGGGTCCCCAGCCCGAGCGCTCACAGCGCCCGAGGTGGCGCTGCTGAACCGCGCGTCCGCGTTCGACGCGGGACACACGCTCGTGCACCTCGCTATACG GTTTCAAAGGCAAGAAATATTGTCAACGTTATTATCACAGATATCGGGCGGAGGTCCCGGATTGAAACGGTCACCTtcttatgtag CGCCCGACATAGCCTCAGCAATAAGACGACACGTGGCCAGCTGTATACGACATAAAAAGGGCAACTTCCCATGTCGATATGTTAACGAATTCTGCACATTCTCTCTACCGGCTG aaatcgACGAGCTGCCAGCCGCGATACAAGAGCAACTATTCGCTGAGCTGCTAGACAAGGAGGCGCAGCAGACGCTCGAAACGGACACACCAATAATCAATTGGAGTATAGAACTTACTGTTAATTTAG GATCTCGGTTATACGCACTATGGAATCGTTCGGCGGGCGACTGCTTACCGGACGCGTTATGTCAAGCCGCGTACGGAGTGTTCGACCGCGCTAACGTGTTACGGACTGCGCTCGCTGATACGCTGCATCATGCACACAGAAG TTTCTACGGTCGCTTCCAAGCGTGGGAGCGGTTACAAGCGGCGCAGTTACAGTACGCACCGGAGGAAGCCCAACTGCGGGCTGAGTGGTCGCGGCTGTTGGCGGCCGCGGCTCGACCGGGCACTCCGTTGCATCAG ttgCACGTATTTGCGCTGGCGCACGTGTTACGGCGGCCGGTGTTGGTGTACGGCGTCGATGTTGTGAATTCGTTCCGCGGTGAAGCACTCGGATATGCGCGTTTTCAGG GTATATACCTACCACTACTGTGGGATGTGGAATTCTGTTCCAAATCCCCGCTGTGTCTCGGCTACACGCGCGGACATTTCTCCGCGCTCGTGCCCTTAGAGCCCTACGCGCATAGACACGATTATATTTGCCG CGAGCCAACGGAAGAAGATAGCGAGGACATGACATTTCTACCGCTCACAGATTCTGAAGGAAAATTATTACCTGTCCACTTTCTTACTTGTGATGAg
- the LOC123702858 gene encoding uncharacterized protein LOC123702858 isoform X2, producing the protein MDVNNSHNQSYWFVVREDHSNVIFSSNNFTIQNPQSQETRFIVDTGDNRQFMQVDNIPAIQEEPTKDSCKEINPTKETDNFWDRNKVKLLLSLCRENGYNFTMDKFDLNEIAILVGTTPEECDKKIRNLRRTYIRLMKKKLMGKDIKWVHFNICEDLFKDCKLLNPALEPWEDGKVRQLLTLYIENINKFRDPNFLQKEVWKDIASQLNTSEYNCYHKFKNLKRTYFNWLERSRETGKLIKWPYHHYFERIYYNYNPDLGPWDRNKIRQLINAYSEIAHMFRNPKYQKKELWREISRKVGESPSNCDRKFRNLKQTYIRLKMKVETGRSITKWRYYKDFSTIFENETYSAMNDGLEIVYKSAEQDYITQLLNFYIDNKEKFRDPLVKKKHLWRLIGPKIGLSPEECDKKFRNLKQTYIRLAERKSLNGRNNGWPYYSYFERIYDEPRAFGKECNHSCNVDNVTLKKIRSIVKDAYEVKDNDKFERLVKVVEEANDIQRERNKILQALLNRK; encoded by the exons ATGGATGTCAATAATTCACACAATCAAAGTTACTGGTTTGTTGTACGTGAAGACCATAGCAATGTCATATTCAGCAGTaacaattttacaattcaaaacCCTCAAA GTCAAGAAACGAGATTCATAGTGGATACAGGTGACAACCGACAATTTATGCAAGTTGATAACATTCCAGCTATCCAAGAGGAACCTACTAAAGATTCTTGCAAAGAAATAAATCCAACGAAAGAAACTGATAACTTTTGGGACAGAAATAAAGTTAAGCTACTGTTATCACTATGCCGTGAAAATGGCTACAATTTTACTATGgacaaatttgatttaaatgaaattgcAATATTAGTTGGAACTACACCTGAAGAATGTGATAAAAAGATCCGTAATTTACGTCGAACATACATCAGATTAATGAAGAAGAAATTAATGGGAAAGGATATAAAATGGGTACATTTCAACATCTGTGAAGATTTATTCAAAGATTGCAAATTGTTGAACCCAGCTTTGGAACCTTGGGAGGATGGGAAGGTCAGACAACTACTGACACTgtacatagaaaatattaacaaattcCGGGATCCTAATTTCTTACAAAAAGAAGTATGGAAAGATATAGCTTCACAGTTAAATACTAGTGAATATAATTGCTATCACAAattcaaaaacttaaaaagaaCATATTTCAATTGGCTCGAAAGGAGCAGAGAAACAGGAAAACTAATCAAGTGGCCCTATCATCATTATTTtgaaagaatatattataattacaaccCAGATCTTGGCCCATGggatagaaataaaataagacaacTTATAAATGCATATTCAGAAATTGCACACATGTTTAGGAATCCTAAGTATCAAAAGAAAGAACTGTGGAGGGAAATCTCTAGAAAAGTTGGCGAGAGTCCCAGTAATTGTGACAGGAAgtttagaaatttaaaacaaacctACATAAGGCTAAAGATGAAAGTTGAAACTGGCCGTTCAATAACCAAATGGAGATATTATAAAGACTTTTCAActatatttgaaaatgaaaCTTATTCAGCTATGAATGATGGTCTagaaattgtttacaaatctGCTGAACAAGATTATATAACCCAGTTGTTAAATTTCTACATTgacaataaagaaaaatttagGGACCCACTTGTGAAGAAGAAACATTTATGGAGATTAATTGGACCTAAAATTGGTTTATCTCCTGAAGAGTGTGATAAAAAgtttagaaatttaaaacaGACTTATATCAGACTGGCAGaaagaaaaagtttaaatGGAAGAAACAATGGATGGccatattattcatattttgaaAGAATCTACGATGAACCAAGGGCATTTGGCAAGGAATGTAATCACAGTTGTAATGTAGATAATGTAACTCTTAAAAAAATCAGAAGCATAGTTAAGGATGCTTATGAAGTAAAAGATAATGATAAATTTGAGAGGCTTGTGAAAGTAGTAGAAGAGGCAAATGATATACAGagagaaagaaataaaatacttcaAGCTTTATTGAATAGGAAATGA
- the LOC123702632 gene encoding nucleoplasmin-like protein isoform X1 has translation MSDEYFYGVTLSSSHQSETWDPEAKAEYPRNNKLLIRTALLGPDAKPDELNVVQVETMCLQDAIKIPVAILKVGETRQARLDIEFPDAPVTFTLTQGSGPVHLIGQHLLGALVEEFEDMEEMEEEMLDEEEGDDSQFKEDENKRKSSAGKRKTNEDEDEEEGEPKGKKSKMSNNAKGKAPSPKKNAKK, from the exons ATGTCGGACGAATATTTTTACG GCGTCACCCTTTCTTCATCACACCAGTCCGAAACATGGGATCCTGAAGCGAAAGCGGAATACCCGCGCAATAACAAATTGCTCATTCGTACTGCGCTACTCGGACCAGACGCTAAACCCGACGAACTCAATGTTGTGCAG GTTGAAACTATGTGCTTACAAGATGCAATCAAAATCCCTGTGGCCATCCTGAAAGTTGGTGAGACGAGGCAAGCTAGATTGGACATTGAGTTCCCTGATGCACCAGTAACATTCACACTCACAcag GGATCAGGGCCTGTGCATTTGATTGGTCAACACTTACTCGGTGCTCTGGTAGAGGAGTTTGAAGATATGGAGGAGATGGAAGAGGAAATGCTTGATGAAGAGGAGGGTGATGACTCGCAGTTCAAG GAAGATGAGAATAAAAGGAAATCATCAGCCGGCAAGCGCAAGACGAATGAG GATGAAGATGAGGAGGAAGGTGAGCCGAAAGGCAAGAAATCGAAAATGTCAAACAACGCCAAAGGCAAGGCCCCCTCACCCAAGAAGAACGCCAAGAAGTGA
- the LOC123702632 gene encoding nucleoplasmin-like protein isoform X2, whose protein sequence is MSDEYFYGVTLSSSHQSETWDPEAKAEYPRNNKLLIRTALLGPDAKPDELNVVQVETMCLQDAIKIPVAILKVGETRQARLDIEFPDAPVTFTLTQGSGPVHLIGQHLLGALVEEFEDMEEMEEEMLDEEEGDDSQFKDEDEEEGEPKGKKSKMSNNAKGKAPSPKKNAKK, encoded by the exons ATGTCGGACGAATATTTTTACG GCGTCACCCTTTCTTCATCACACCAGTCCGAAACATGGGATCCTGAAGCGAAAGCGGAATACCCGCGCAATAACAAATTGCTCATTCGTACTGCGCTACTCGGACCAGACGCTAAACCCGACGAACTCAATGTTGTGCAG GTTGAAACTATGTGCTTACAAGATGCAATCAAAATCCCTGTGGCCATCCTGAAAGTTGGTGAGACGAGGCAAGCTAGATTGGACATTGAGTTCCCTGATGCACCAGTAACATTCACACTCACAcag GGATCAGGGCCTGTGCATTTGATTGGTCAACACTTACTCGGTGCTCTGGTAGAGGAGTTTGAAGATATGGAGGAGATGGAAGAGGAAATGCTTGATGAAGAGGAGGGTGATGACTCGCAGTTCAAG GATGAAGATGAGGAGGAAGGTGAGCCGAAAGGCAAGAAATCGAAAATGTCAAACAACGCCAAAGGCAAGGCCCCCTCACCCAAGAAGAACGCCAAGAAGTGA
- the LOC123702858 gene encoding uncharacterized protein LOC123702858 isoform X1, giving the protein MDVNNSHNQSYWFVVREDHSNVIFSSNNFTIQNPQIAGQETRFIVDTGDNRQFMQVDNIPAIQEEPTKDSCKEINPTKETDNFWDRNKVKLLLSLCRENGYNFTMDKFDLNEIAILVGTTPEECDKKIRNLRRTYIRLMKKKLMGKDIKWVHFNICEDLFKDCKLLNPALEPWEDGKVRQLLTLYIENINKFRDPNFLQKEVWKDIASQLNTSEYNCYHKFKNLKRTYFNWLERSRETGKLIKWPYHHYFERIYYNYNPDLGPWDRNKIRQLINAYSEIAHMFRNPKYQKKELWREISRKVGESPSNCDRKFRNLKQTYIRLKMKVETGRSITKWRYYKDFSTIFENETYSAMNDGLEIVYKSAEQDYITQLLNFYIDNKEKFRDPLVKKKHLWRLIGPKIGLSPEECDKKFRNLKQTYIRLAERKSLNGRNNGWPYYSYFERIYDEPRAFGKECNHSCNVDNVTLKKIRSIVKDAYEVKDNDKFERLVKVVEEANDIQRERNKILQALLNRK; this is encoded by the exons ATGGATGTCAATAATTCACACAATCAAAGTTACTGGTTTGTTGTACGTGAAGACCATAGCAATGTCATATTCAGCAGTaacaattttacaattcaaaacCCTCAAA TTGCAGGTCAAGAAACGAGATTCATAGTGGATACAGGTGACAACCGACAATTTATGCAAGTTGATAACATTCCAGCTATCCAAGAGGAACCTACTAAAGATTCTTGCAAAGAAATAAATCCAACGAAAGAAACTGATAACTTTTGGGACAGAAATAAAGTTAAGCTACTGTTATCACTATGCCGTGAAAATGGCTACAATTTTACTATGgacaaatttgatttaaatgaaattgcAATATTAGTTGGAACTACACCTGAAGAATGTGATAAAAAGATCCGTAATTTACGTCGAACATACATCAGATTAATGAAGAAGAAATTAATGGGAAAGGATATAAAATGGGTACATTTCAACATCTGTGAAGATTTATTCAAAGATTGCAAATTGTTGAACCCAGCTTTGGAACCTTGGGAGGATGGGAAGGTCAGACAACTACTGACACTgtacatagaaaatattaacaaattcCGGGATCCTAATTTCTTACAAAAAGAAGTATGGAAAGATATAGCTTCACAGTTAAATACTAGTGAATATAATTGCTATCACAAattcaaaaacttaaaaagaaCATATTTCAATTGGCTCGAAAGGAGCAGAGAAACAGGAAAACTAATCAAGTGGCCCTATCATCATTATTTtgaaagaatatattataattacaaccCAGATCTTGGCCCATGggatagaaataaaataagacaacTTATAAATGCATATTCAGAAATTGCACACATGTTTAGGAATCCTAAGTATCAAAAGAAAGAACTGTGGAGGGAAATCTCTAGAAAAGTTGGCGAGAGTCCCAGTAATTGTGACAGGAAgtttagaaatttaaaacaaacctACATAAGGCTAAAGATGAAAGTTGAAACTGGCCGTTCAATAACCAAATGGAGATATTATAAAGACTTTTCAActatatttgaaaatgaaaCTTATTCAGCTATGAATGATGGTCTagaaattgtttacaaatctGCTGAACAAGATTATATAACCCAGTTGTTAAATTTCTACATTgacaataaagaaaaatttagGGACCCACTTGTGAAGAAGAAACATTTATGGAGATTAATTGGACCTAAAATTGGTTTATCTCCTGAAGAGTGTGATAAAAAgtttagaaatttaaaacaGACTTATATCAGACTGGCAGaaagaaaaagtttaaatGGAAGAAACAATGGATGGccatattattcatattttgaaAGAATCTACGATGAACCAAGGGCATTTGGCAAGGAATGTAATCACAGTTGTAATGTAGATAATGTAACTCTTAAAAAAATCAGAAGCATAGTTAAGGATGCTTATGAAGTAAAAGATAATGATAAATTTGAGAGGCTTGTGAAAGTAGTAGAAGAGGCAAATGATATACAGagagaaagaaataaaatacttcaAGCTTTATTGAATAGGAAATGA
- the LOC123702858 gene encoding uncharacterized protein LOC123702858 isoform X3, with amino-acid sequence MQVDNIPAIQEEPTKDSCKEINPTKETDNFWDRNKVKLLLSLCRENGYNFTMDKFDLNEIAILVGTTPEECDKKIRNLRRTYIRLMKKKLMGKDIKWVHFNICEDLFKDCKLLNPALEPWEDGKVRQLLTLYIENINKFRDPNFLQKEVWKDIASQLNTSEYNCYHKFKNLKRTYFNWLERSRETGKLIKWPYHHYFERIYYNYNPDLGPWDRNKIRQLINAYSEIAHMFRNPKYQKKELWREISRKVGESPSNCDRKFRNLKQTYIRLKMKVETGRSITKWRYYKDFSTIFENETYSAMNDGLEIVYKSAEQDYITQLLNFYIDNKEKFRDPLVKKKHLWRLIGPKIGLSPEECDKKFRNLKQTYIRLAERKSLNGRNNGWPYYSYFERIYDEPRAFGKECNHSCNVDNVTLKKIRSIVKDAYEVKDNDKFERLVKVVEEANDIQRERNKILQALLNRK; translated from the coding sequence ATGCAAGTTGATAACATTCCAGCTATCCAAGAGGAACCTACTAAAGATTCTTGCAAAGAAATAAATCCAACGAAAGAAACTGATAACTTTTGGGACAGAAATAAAGTTAAGCTACTGTTATCACTATGCCGTGAAAATGGCTACAATTTTACTATGgacaaatttgatttaaatgaaattgcAATATTAGTTGGAACTACACCTGAAGAATGTGATAAAAAGATCCGTAATTTACGTCGAACATACATCAGATTAATGAAGAAGAAATTAATGGGAAAGGATATAAAATGGGTACATTTCAACATCTGTGAAGATTTATTCAAAGATTGCAAATTGTTGAACCCAGCTTTGGAACCTTGGGAGGATGGGAAGGTCAGACAACTACTGACACTgtacatagaaaatattaacaaattcCGGGATCCTAATTTCTTACAAAAAGAAGTATGGAAAGATATAGCTTCACAGTTAAATACTAGTGAATATAATTGCTATCACAAattcaaaaacttaaaaagaaCATATTTCAATTGGCTCGAAAGGAGCAGAGAAACAGGAAAACTAATCAAGTGGCCCTATCATCATTATTTtgaaagaatatattataattacaaccCAGATCTTGGCCCATGggatagaaataaaataagacaacTTATAAATGCATATTCAGAAATTGCACACATGTTTAGGAATCCTAAGTATCAAAAGAAAGAACTGTGGAGGGAAATCTCTAGAAAAGTTGGCGAGAGTCCCAGTAATTGTGACAGGAAgtttagaaatttaaaacaaacctACATAAGGCTAAAGATGAAAGTTGAAACTGGCCGTTCAATAACCAAATGGAGATATTATAAAGACTTTTCAActatatttgaaaatgaaaCTTATTCAGCTATGAATGATGGTCTagaaattgtttacaaatctGCTGAACAAGATTATATAACCCAGTTGTTAAATTTCTACATTgacaataaagaaaaatttagGGACCCACTTGTGAAGAAGAAACATTTATGGAGATTAATTGGACCTAAAATTGGTTTATCTCCTGAAGAGTGTGATAAAAAgtttagaaatttaaaacaGACTTATATCAGACTGGCAGaaagaaaaagtttaaatGGAAGAAACAATGGATGGccatattattcatattttgaaAGAATCTACGATGAACCAAGGGCATTTGGCAAGGAATGTAATCACAGTTGTAATGTAGATAATGTAACTCTTAAAAAAATCAGAAGCATAGTTAAGGATGCTTATGAAGTAAAAGATAATGATAAATTTGAGAGGCTTGTGAAAGTAGTAGAAGAGGCAAATGATATACAGagagaaagaaataaaatacttcaAGCTTTATTGAATAGGAAATGA